tggagaaaaaggtagtccgctccactatatacaatggagcctgcctgcctgggtttgtctctcttcagagtatctcacacaaggcggcggtggcctctctctctcaccgttggtcactgatccgaccacatcccgtccgccggcggaaagggaggatgtgcattgtttctccgttcgacagcgccgaggcagcacgtcctgatctgcggcacccgccgttctctctaaccaagctccggcgcggtagggcctatgccacctgctcgctgccgtagtatgggcagatcccgcccgccgccgctcacctagttacatcccgacgacccccaggtatcccctctggccttgctccactgcccgtcttcccacgtcgttGCATGTGAATCTTGCATGTgcatcttccatagttctttgcccaaaacgtagctcgtccgacgtactttccatattgcaatctcgtcctcacaccgttttagacaaacacaactgtgttgttatcttcccttgggacaaggaatatgcttcttttttgtcgtcatatgtgtcatcaactgttattggccagtaattgtttcctttctacctcttttttgcaaacagggctatccatttcacctcgttgctattgcgaccttttggtgaactacacaaatcactttttccttaagagtgttttgtgcagttgtactaaaatgacacactggcaacgtctctacatttcagtgcgactgcacaaagggagattggtttttctctatcctcctcatccaactctgaGCCTAATAttctccaactatttgcttaatcttctccaactagttagtcttaagagagactgtaaaggtgaccggcttctatttgtgtgtttattgtttcatcagcagtcctctattatcataatcacacttaatatctttggaacagggatgctcaactctattttagtggaactgcacaaaatgatcggaatgttgcatgctccagacagctacttttttcccaacatgcctttgtaacgaccaaacctcgaaggatttgtgtctctgtgcttaccgtgctagtccctggatcgaactcgctagcacacacagtatagatgaataccagaatagcaagtgcatcatttattacaacgtatgatccagaatgtataaaataaaacaatctgcatagcacttggctagctttattcaatcaaacagcggaaagtagcagaaaataacaatgagtcccatcatagcccactggcgatgctgagtgcagactcgcgaccctaacggtaccttactcttcgtctgaatatcctgcaacatgagacgttgcagccatataggtcaataCTTGGAATGTATTGGCAAGTTACACAGGAGTAATAATATAGCAGACCTACATGTGTATGCAtaatataacaaaaggaaggcctgagggtttatttttgcagaaagctgattttgtcctcataactacctaatagtcaaatttttatttagttcttttattactacaattatatacacaaggttgagttggcaaaatcaactccaacctaccctttattaagttgcccaacaaatttattaagtgtcacatctgtcaagatcatccaacaactGTAATGGCATAGTCGCTCAAATTTACCCATAACCAGGGGCACGGCTAAGATTAGTTTTAATACTCTGCAAAGTTTAGTACGCTTTACCCACTGGACCCTATCCGAAGATTGAGACGAAGTCTTTCAGAAGAGGTTCCCTTAACCACCTGACGGCCACATCCCACCTATAAATGCTACATCTGTCGACACTGTCTGTGCCAGGGTTCCAACAACTgatcaactaagccagagcccatatagCCAGTGGCCGCACATGGAAGCTCTAGTCACTAAGTCTGTCTGATCTTTTTGAACCTGGGCGGCATTCCACTTAGGGTGCACTCTCATGAGCGCATGGCCTTAGAAAAGGTGCAAGACCCCATGATGCCTTCCCTCAACACCAAGCAATACCACTTCCGCCCAGAGGTGAGTTAAATCCTGAGTTACTACTCAATTGATATATATAATCCTCACATAAACTCAATGAAAACACGAACCACCCCCCGTCTACAAAGCATAGCAAACTACAACTACCACGATTTGCAAAAGACGGGAAGATAGCTCAACAGCACAGCCAACATATATAATACTCCTATACAAgcatatattcatagtgtgatataactacatgcatagaaaacaataggtaaaggatgatcaacatgtaacttgccttggttctggttcAGAAAGTCACACTCCTGACAATAGCTCGTGTCGCACTCCGGACAATCTACACGTTTCACACAATTCAACAAATCAATCACCGGAACACGAAAAGAACCAAAACAAAACCAACAGCAAGGAAaccatttttaaaactcaacaACAGAAGCTTAACAGCACCTAAATTGCACTACGGTCACAACGCAAAAAGAAACAATCGATTCCGATGAACGGTTTGAAAGTTACGGCCTCCGGAAGATTTGATTCAAATATGAACGAATCCAAATTTGAAAGGTGTAGACATGTGCAAAGTTGGTGCTGTGATAATGTGCTGATTTTTGTGAGTGCACAGGAAAAAGAATTACCTAAATTGGATTTATAGAATAGGAGTTATAGCTAATTGAAGTTAGAATTGAAAACTGAAAAAGAACAAAAAGAAACAGAATTCTCCTGGTCGGTTACTGTAGCAGCTCATGTAGCAACTGCCATGGGGCAGTTCTTGATTGGTCGGGCGTGTGTGCTCACCCAAATCAGAGCAAAACGATGGCGGTCTCGGGCGTTGGCGGCGGCGCTCCTCCGGTGGGTCTCCAGCGAAGGCGAGGTgacgggcggaggcggcgtggagtggcggaggtggtggtggtgctcaACGGCGGCGGGGTGTCCTCTTCGGGCGGCGATGACGACGTGAACAACGGCTGTGCTTCGGCGGCGGCAGACGAGCTTGTCCCTCCCGCGATGCTGCGTTCTCGGCCACGAGAAAGTGTTAGACAAGAGAGGCTTTGAGAGGGGATTCGAACGGAGCAGGCGGCGTGCCTCTGCGAGTTCTTACGGCGACGGCAGCGTCCGGCGGACTTGGAGCTCCTCCGGCGAGATCCGTTTCGCCCTAGCTGCTCGTCTGGACGAGGAAAGGACGGAGAAGGGGCTGCGGTAGGGTTCTTCGGGGTCCTGGGCTCGCGCGTGATGTCCCTGGCTCGCACGGGATCGACCAGGCGCCGGATCGATCCGGGTCGGCCTCGGCGTGCGTGCGCGCGTGCGGCGCGCGGTGTCCGGCTCGGTGGAGGGGATGAGCAGGGCGCGGGACCCGCTATCGGCGGCTAGAGGCGAAGGGTGGATTGGGCGCGGGTCGGGTGCGAGCGAGCGGGCATACCGCTTCGCTAGGTTTAGCGGGCTGCGGCTGTTGCGCACTGGGCCGCGGGCGGTGGGCCGGTTGGCTGGTTGGCTGGCAGGCTGGCCGGCTGGCTCTGTTTTGTTTTTAATCAAAAACTACAGCAGcagaacaaaataaataaaataaaacacaCAATATAAATTCTAAATAAAAATACCTAGACACACAGTCAAAAATAGCCCTACAGCTATAAACTACAGGAACACTTGTTCCAATACTAATGCAGTTTTTGTAAAATAATTTTGATGCAAAAGGCCACACAAACAGTAAAATAACACACAATTaaaatatttttgagattgcAAAAAAATTACCATAACATATTAGATGAACTGGAAATAATATTCTgcacattatgaacatttttaaacaGGGGAGAAGTCACGTTATCTCCACTCCAATAAATTGCCTTTGTTGCATAATGATTTGAATATTGCAGAAAGACaaataatgcaataaaaatatgatatgcatatgaatgatctaataacatcctaatttaggaaaattgggatgttacaaacctaccccccttaagatgaatctcgccctcgagattcgggctggctagcaaataggtgtgGGTGATCCTGCCTGAGATCTTCCTCTTGTTCCCAGGTAGCTTCCTCCTCTGTGTGATGATCCCACTGAACCTTGCATAACTTAATTGTCTTGGTGCGAGTAACTCTCTCTGCTATCTCCAGAATCTTACAAGgcttctcctcatatgtcaaatcactctCCAACTGAATTGCCTCAAGTGGCACTGTGTCCCACAATGGAACATCCatcatctctgcatggcacttcttcaactgagatacatgaaacacatcatgaactcgtGACAAGGATTCTGGCAACTCCAGCTGATAAGCTACCTCTCCTCTACGCTCCAAGATCTTGTAAGgccccacaaaacgtggtgctaacttacCTTTGATTCCAAACCTCTTAATTCCACGAAGTGGTGAAACTCGAAGATATGCACGGTCTCCTACCTCATATGTCACCTCCTTACGTTTTgcatccgcataactcttctgcctggactgtgCTATCTTCAGCCTGTAACGAATCAACTTGACCTTCTCCTCAGCATCCCTGATCAAGTGTGGTCCAAAGAATTGATGTTCTCCAacctcatcccacatcaacggtgtcctgcacttTCTGCCATACAATACCtcaaacggtgccatcttcagactagcctgataactgttattatatgagaactctgcataaggtaaattatcatcccaactggacccatagtccaaagcacaagctctcaacatatcctccaaaatctgatttacCCTCTCTGTCCgcccatctgtctgtggatggaaagttgtactgaactccaTCCTGGTGCCCAAGGATTCATGCAACTGACGCCAAAATTTGGATGTGAACTGAGTACCTCTATCAGACACTACcttccttggaactccatgcagacaaacaaTTTTAGACATATAAATTTTTGCTAGCTGAGCACTGGTATAAGTAGTCTTTACCGGGATGAAGTGAGCAACTTTAGTCAAACGATCAACAactacccaaatagaatcataACCTGACCGATTCCTGGGTAAACATGTAATGAAGTCCATACCAATCTCATCCCACTTCCAATCAGGTATAGGCAATAGCTGTAACAAACCTGCTGGTCTCTAATGTTCTGCTTTAACTCTCTGGCACACATCACATGTTGCAATATATCCAGCAATTTCCCTCTTCAGGCTaggccaccaaaatctttccctcaaatccaaatacatATTAGTATTACCTGGGTGAATAGAATAAGGTGAATCATGCACCTCCTGAAGAATTAACTTCCTGATATCCGCATCTTGAGGTACACAAATACGCTTCTCAAACCATATGGCTCCATGTTCATCCTCGTGGAAACCTTCTGCCTTACCTTTAACCATGTTCTCTTTTATCTCAGCGATCTCCTTATCACCCTTTTGAGCTCCTCTGATCCTGTCAAGCAAAGTAGGCTTTACCTCAACTATTGCTAAATATCCCTTAGGAACCATCTCCAACCTGAGATTCCTGAACTGTTCACATAACTCGGGTGGCATATTATCAATATTAATTGCATTAGCATGGCTCCTACGACTCAATGCATCAGCAACAACATTAGCCTTACCAGGATGATACTGCACATTCAAATCATAATctttaataagctccaaccatctcctctgcctgaggttcaaatCCTTCTGAGTAAAAATATACTTCAAGCTCTAATGATCAGTAAATATATCACAATGATTACCAATAAGATATGGCCTCcaagttttcaatgcatgcacaactgaggctaactccaaatcatgtgtaggataattatGCTCATGATTCTTAAGCTgacgtgaagcatatgaaacaactttaccttcctgcatcaaaacactcccaagtccttgacgagaagcatcacaatatacCTGGAAGTCCTTATGTATATCCGGCAGAGTTAAGACTGGTGTTGTAACCAACCGCTGCTTCAATTCCTGAAAGCTGGCTTCACATTCATCAGTCCAAACAAACTTCTTCTCCTTCAACAATTcagtcataggctttgcaatcttagaaaAGTTCTCAATAAACCTCCTGTAATAACCTGCAAGGCCCAAAAAGCTGCAaatctctccaactgtcgtgggtgtcTCCCACTCTGTAACTGCAGCAACCTTAGATGGATCAACTGCAACTCCATTACCTGACACAACATGTCCAAGGAATGCTACCTCATCCacccaaaactcacatttgctaaaCTGGTGTACAGCTGATGTTCCCTCAATTTCTCCAATACCAAACGCAGATGCACCTCATGCTCTTTCGTATTCTTGGAGAACaccaatatatcatcaatgaaaacaaccacaaatttatccaagaactccataaacaccttgttcatcatattcaTGAAGTATGCAGGagcgttagtcaatccaaatgacataacagtatatTCATTCAACCCATACCTCGTAGTAAAAGCAGTCTTGAGAATATCTTGCTCACGAATCTTTAATTGATGATAACCAGAACGAAGATCAATCTTAGAAAACACAGTAGCTCCTTCCAactggtcaaacagatcatttaTCATAGGCAAAGGATACTTATTCTTAATGGTTACCTCATTCAGAGAACGATAATCAACACACATCCTCAAGGTTCCATCCTTTTTCTCCACAAAACAAACTGGAgctccccaaggtgatgaacttgggcgaataAATCCTTGTGCCTGCAATTCTctatctgcttcttcaattcctccaACTCTTGAGGAGGCATTCTATACGGTCTCTTTGCAATAGGTCTAGTGTTTGGTATTAAATCAATAAGAAACTCAAtatctctatctggtggcatacctggcaactcctctggaaacaCATCTGGATAATCTCTCACAACTGGCACCTCTTCCAGGCTACCCCCCTTAAGAGAGTTCACCTGCACCTGATTACGCTTATACTTACACACATATTAGATCCTCTTCCCTCCTGGTGCACTGAGAGTGATAGACCGACTGCCACAATCAATACGACCTTTATATAACtgcaaccaatccatacccaaaataaTATCCAGACCTTGTGACTTTAATATAATCAAATCTGTAGGAAACTCATGCTTCCCAATAGACAACGTCAACTGATGACAACCAACACCTGCTATCATCTCAGCCCCTGGGGAACTCACTCTAATAGGCATACTAAGTGTTTTGGTTGGCAATCCATGTTTATCAACAAATACCCTCGaaatgaatgaatgcgatgcaccagtatcaaaaagaacaactAGAGGTACTGAATTAATCAAGAACTTACCAATCACTGCATCAGGTTCATTGtaaacctcctccacattaacatGATTTACATGACCCTTTTGGAAGGGGTTTGGCTTGCTGGATCCTGAGTTCTTCGCCCCTGGGCAATCTGTGGCATAGTGCCCCATAGCCTTACACCTGAAGCACTGCACCTGACTCAAATCCCTTGGCGCACGTGTAACCTGGTGGTTCTGGTTATTGTTCCCTCCATTGCCATTACCATTACCTCTGCCATTGCCATTGTTACTCTTGTGCCCATTatgatgatggtggccattaTGGTTGTGGCCATTCCCTCCATGATGATTATGATCATTACCTCCATTACCATGATATGAAGTGCGTGGCATCTGCTGTGGTCCTGAATTATACATGTTATTGTTGTTGTACTTCCTCTTGCGATTCTCTATGGCCTGTTGCTTTCCCTCCAGCACAATAGCCTTATCAATCAGCTCCTGACAATTCCTAAAAGTGGCCACTATCAACTGAAGGCTCAACTCATCATTAAGGCCCTCCAAGAATTTCTCCTGCCTAGCTGCATCAGTGTTAACATCATTAGGAGCATAACGTGCAAGATTATTAAATTCCTCCACATACGCATTAACTATGCGACCTCCCTGGCGCAAACTGCGGAACTCCTTCTTTTTCAGACTCATAGCACCAGCAGACACATGTGCAGCACGAAAAGCATCCTGAAACTGAGGCCATGCGATAGTAGCAATGGGATAAGTGACCAAGTAGTTGTCCCACCAAGCTGCAGCAGGACCCTCCAACAAATGTGAGGCAAACCTCACcctctctgcatctgtgcatccaACCGTCTCCAGGTTCCTATTGACtgcacggagccagtcatcagccaCAATAGGTTCAGGGGAACTGGAGAACCTCTGAGGATTCAACCTCAAGAACCCGGTAAGCATATCCAcaggtggcggtggcggtggattgttgttgttattgttgttgttattgttgttgttctggttctGGACAAGCAACTGGATCAACTGAGCCTGTCCCTGAAGCAACTGCTGCATCTATGGCGGTACATCATTGCCATTGTTGTCTCCTCCTGCAGCATTACGCCTATTATCACGCCTCGGCGGCATCTGGTGGGCAAGCATAGAAGAGTTATAGATATAATAGGGCCAAACGCTATGTATATATAAATATATTCTACCCATATGCATAATATGATCAAGCCAACAAAACACAACAACGAATAACaccaacaaacaaacaaacaacaaACAACATAATATAGTATTATATATATAGTTGAATATTTTCGACAAGATGTAATTTAACAAACAACTAACAATCAAGCAAACAATCTAGTATCTTCATACCACGAAAGTGGGGATAATCAGATACGCTAACATGATAACGTTGCAATATAAAACAAACATGAATGGTGGTCTCAACACTAGTTCCTACTTAACTATTCAAGATACTTGAGGGGTTAACTAATAAACAGTAAGAAGTATACCTAGTTTATAAAATAATTTTCACTCCTATGGTTTTCTAATCcattttctagggtcacgtcctacagtcaacacactgctctgataccatctgtAATGACCAAACCTTGAAGGATTTGAGTCTCTGTGCTTaccgtgctagtccctggatcgaactcgctagcacacatagaatagatgaata
The sequence above is a segment of the Aegilops tauschii subsp. strangulata cultivar AL8/78 chromosome 6, Aet v6.0, whole genome shotgun sequence genome. Coding sequences within it:
- the LOC141026070 gene encoding uncharacterized protein encodes the protein MLTGFLRLNPQRFSSSPEPIVADDWLRAVNRNLETVGCTDAERVRFASHLLEGPAAAWWDNYLVTYPIATIAWPQFQDAFRAAHVSAGAMSLKKKEFRSLRQGGRIVNAYVEEFNNLARYAPNDVNTDAARQEKFLEGLNDELSLQLIVATFRNCQELIDKAIVLEGKQQAIENRKRKYNNNNMYNSGPQQMPRTSYHGNGGNDHNHHGGNGHNHNGHHHHNGHKSNNGNGRGNGNGNGGNNNQNHQVTRAPRDLSQVQCFRCKAMGHYATDCPGAKNSGSSKPNPFQKGHVNHVNVEEVYNEPDAVIGNGVAVDPSKVAAVTEWETPTTVGEICSFLGLAGYYRRFIENFSKIAKPMTELLKEKKFVWTDECEASFQELKQRLVTTPVLTLPDIHKDFQSLKYIFTQKDLNLRQRRWLELIKDYDLNVQYHPGKANVVADALSRRSHANAINIDNMPPELCEQFRNLRLEMVPKGYLAIVEVKPTLLDRIRGAQKGDKEIAEIKENMVKGKAEGFHEDEHGAIWFEKRICVPQDADIRKLILQEVHDSPYSIHPGNTNMYLDLRERFWWPSLKREIAGYIATCDVCQRVKAEH